The DNA sequence CGGAGAGGTTCTGTGTCAAAGGAGAGGTCTTCCTTGCGAGAGGCCCAATTGATTTGGGGCTTGGACATGTGAATGGCAACAAAGGATGCTCTAAAACTCATGTATTAGCAAGTCCACACTTCCATCTTACTAACAGAATAGAACTCATGTTCTTGTAGATTCAGACCTGCAACTGGTCAGGGTTCTTACAATAGAGGAAACCTTACGGGTGGATGGGTCACCTAAGGAAAGGCTTCCTTTGACTTAAATCTCAGACCAAAAGGAATGTGAGCAGGGAGATTGAACCCACGATCAGAGAGACTGTTAGATCTCTGTGGAATAGGGTATCACATGAATCTGGAAATAACACAGGTACGGgaaacagaagaaagaagaagaataagatgcCCCTATAGGACCAAGTAACTGTGCCCATACCAAGATTAAATTTTAGTGGTGCTTATTATGAGAACAGTAACTTCTGGGCTTCCAACACTTGAGTGTAGGAATTGTACAAGGGCTGAGTGCAATAGTAACTGGTCGTCCTTTTTGAGTGCTCGGTGGATCAACTTTTTGTATACCTTGTGAGCTTTTCTTTAACAGGTACCTGCCCATCCTTTGAATAGATGTTTCCCTTGACTTCTCACAATGGTAAAAAACTATaataatgattaaaaataaataaccttGGGTTCAATAAATTAATTCTTTATGCCATTACATGCTATCTAGAGCATTTTCTTGGTAAATTTATAAGCCTCGTGTCTTTTACCTTGAGTTCTACTTGGCTTTCCTCGTGTACTTAAAGACTTCCATTCAACGTTGGAAAGATGTAGGTTACTTGCacatttcttttcattaatCATCTGACCTGATAGATCTCTATAATCCTATCATGTCTTAGTTGTCCAAAATACACATAATCTTTAGTTActactttaatttttctttcagtCTAGTTACCTTTGAAACTGGAATGAAAGCAGTGGTACAACTAGCAGAGCAGCCTGCTGTAAAAGTCTAGTGCACTACTCTGGCTTGCTTCTAAAAGTAGAGCTCACTGCTTCTCGCCATAGCTGGTTGTTCTTGAAATGTTGATAATTTCATCTAGCTTAAATCTTGATAAGTGATAATTACTGTTTGCTGGGGAAAATCCTACCTTTTCATAAGGCATCCAGGATATGACCTTATATTTTTAGGGCTTAATTTTGCGCTTTTAGGCGAAGATGACTCGACTCTTCAAACTATCCTTTCTGTATCATCCTTCTTAGGATGAGAAAGACCAAAACCCAATGAGTCCAGATTGTCTATGCAAGATTTAAATTACACTGAAACCTGTGATTTCTCTTGCAATGTTCACAATCAAGTAAGTTACTGCATTTCAAtaagatggggatttgatgattcATTTACTTAGCAAAGCTccttttgatttctttgttctttcATCTGAAGCTTTGGGGAGTTCTTCTGTGGCATCAAGTCCTCCAGTTGTCGGTGAGGGGAAACGGTTCTCAGATGTAACGAGACTTGGTTTTGCTGCCGGATATGATTCCCCTTCCTTGAAAGTGGAGGAATGTACTGATAGTTTGAGTAACACATCAGTGATGGGAAATGCTTCTGGACTAACTGGTAATGCTTCTAACAAGTCATTTATTATGATGAATCCCAGTTCGTGGAATTAATGTTTTTCTTGTTCGTTACTTGTGTTTGATGGGAAGTTGTTATGGTATTGCTGCAGGTCCAAGGGGCACAGCTACACAGACATTTGCCAATATAATATCTGCAGCCAAATCTGCTGATAGCGTGGAAGTACCAAAaatgaatggatttggaaagaaggggaaaaaaccaAGTCGGGTCCTCCTCTCAACAGCAGGTGGTCGACGATACTGAAGAATGGTTGCATCATGGCTTTCATTGTTCCCTTCATGAGGCTTTTCtgtatcttttcatctcctacTTGAAGGCGTAACTTTGAGTATAGCCGTGTTTATGAAGAGCACATAAAGAGCAATTTGAACTGTGTGGCTTTGTAGATACctgaaaataaagaagtaaCTGAATATTTGATTTGAGCGTGACATTTTTAGTGGTTCTTTCCCTTGGGCTGAGGAatcaaaatttggtttttttttttttttggttgtagtTTTTAATCATGATGGATCTTTCAGTTGTTGAATTCAATGGGGGGAAAGAATTGTGTTTCAGAAGGCATTGAGATGCTGTTCA is a window from the Macadamia integrifolia cultivar HAES 741 chromosome 5, SCU_Mint_v3, whole genome shotgun sequence genome containing:
- the LOC122078999 gene encoding uncharacterized protein LOC122078999 produces the protein MIHLLSKAPFDFFVLSSEALGSSSVASSPPVVGEGKRFSDVTRLGFAAGYDSPSLKVEECTDSLSNTSVMGNASGLTGPRGTATQTFANIISAAKSADSVEVPKMNGFGKKGKKPSRVLLSTAGGRRY